In one window of Halobacteriovorax sp. HLS DNA:
- a CDS encoding HD-GYP domain-containing protein has product MEKKKDNVISLQNVIANVAMLDLVKQVRELRDQQREMCEMAVKTMLRALDAKDNYTYGHSMRVAFYSVTLGQELGLNPEEMYELEMSALFHDIGKIGVPDAVLMKPARLTEEEFLKMKAHPSMTAEILTDFKYFQDIATYAKHHHERYDGRGYPDGLAGENIPLFSRIILIADTFDAMTSTRPYRKGLPYEVAFSELEEFSGSQFDPELVKHFIKAMTKEDSKGVETFELKIVEGVFAKDAA; this is encoded by the coding sequence ATGGAAAAAAAGAAAGATAACGTCATTTCATTACAAAATGTAATCGCTAATGTAGCGATGCTTGATCTTGTTAAACAAGTTAGAGAGTTGCGAGATCAACAAAGAGAAATGTGCGAGATGGCCGTTAAAACTATGCTGCGTGCTCTAGATGCGAAGGATAATTATACTTACGGTCATAGTATGAGGGTAGCATTCTATAGTGTAACTCTTGGCCAGGAACTAGGGTTAAATCCTGAAGAGATGTATGAGTTAGAAATGTCAGCTTTATTTCATGATATTGGAAAAATTGGTGTTCCTGATGCAGTTCTAATGAAGCCCGCAAGACTTACAGAAGAAGAGTTTCTTAAAATGAAAGCTCACCCGAGTATGACTGCTGAAATTCTAACAGACTTTAAATATTTTCAAGATATAGCAACATATGCCAAACACCACCATGAAAGATATGATGGAAGAGGTTACCCTGATGGGCTTGCCGGAGAAAATATTCCCCTTTTTTCACGAATAATATTAATCGCTGATACCTTTGATGCTATGACTTCAACAAGACCATACAGAAAAGGCCTTCCATACGAAGTCGCATTTAGTGAACTAGAAGAATTTTCAGGTTCACAATTTGACCCAGAACTTGTTAAACACTTTATAAAGGCAATGACAAAAGAAGACTCTAAAGGAGTTGAGACTTTTGAATTAAAAATTGTAGAAGGTGTTTTCGCAAAGGATGCTGCTTAA
- a CDS encoding PLP-dependent aspartate aminotransferase family protein codes for MKKSILKSLDKASKCIHVGGHPDKETGAIMPPIYQTTTYVQSSPGVHSGYEYTRSHNPTRTRLEECLAALENGKYALVTASGISSAMLVMHALPAGSTILCGDDVYGGTYRLFTTVFHELHKIVFVDTTDTKELASKIKEHKPSLLWIETPTNPLLKITDIKKVVTLAKQSKVKTLVDNTFMSPYFQNPLNLGADIVLHSMTKYINGHSDVVGGALILNDTTLYKKLWKLQNSLGPCQSPFDSWLVLRGIKTLSIRMEAHQKNALKISKWLESHPQIEKVLYPGLKSHPQHSIAKKQMSGTGGMITFFLKGNLNTSKKFLQKVNLFSLAESLGGVESLIEHPAIMTHASIPKETRLQLGIKDNLIRLSVGIENVDDLIQDLAQALNSVK; via the coding sequence GTGAAAAAGAGTATTCTCAAAAGCTTAGACAAGGCATCTAAATGCATACATGTTGGTGGACATCCAGATAAAGAAACGGGCGCAATAATGCCCCCTATTTATCAAACGACAACATATGTGCAGTCTAGTCCAGGAGTGCATTCCGGCTATGAGTATACTCGTTCACATAACCCAACTAGAACAAGACTTGAAGAGTGCTTAGCTGCTCTTGAAAATGGAAAATATGCCCTGGTTACGGCCAGTGGTATTTCTTCGGCAATGCTAGTTATGCATGCTCTTCCGGCCGGATCGACTATTCTATGTGGTGATGATGTATATGGTGGAACTTATCGTCTTTTCACAACAGTTTTTCACGAGCTACACAAAATTGTCTTTGTAGATACTACTGATACAAAAGAATTAGCTAGCAAAATAAAAGAGCACAAACCAAGCTTACTCTGGATTGAGACTCCAACTAATCCTCTTTTGAAAATTACAGACATTAAGAAAGTTGTAACTCTAGCAAAGCAATCAAAAGTGAAAACCTTAGTCGATAACACTTTCATGAGTCCCTACTTCCAAAACCCTCTCAACTTAGGTGCAGATATTGTTCTACACTCTATGACTAAATATATTAACGGTCATAGCGATGTTGTTGGAGGAGCGCTCATATTAAATGATACGACTCTCTACAAAAAACTTTGGAAGCTCCAAAACTCTCTTGGGCCATGCCAGTCTCCATTTGATTCCTGGTTAGTGCTAAGGGGAATTAAAACTCTTTCCATTAGGATGGAAGCACATCAAAAGAATGCATTAAAAATTTCAAAGTGGTTAGAGTCTCACCCTCAAATTGAAAAAGTACTTTACCCTGGATTAAAAAGTCATCCACAACACTCTATTGCAAAGAAACAGATGAGTGGCACCGGTGGAATGATTACTTTCTTTTTAAAAGGAAATCTAAATACTTCTAAGAAATTTCTTCAAAAAGTAAACCTATTCTCACTTGCGGAAAGTCTAGGAGGAGTTGAAAGTCTAATTGAGCATCCTGCCATAATGACACATGCTTCAATCCCTAAGGAAACAAGACTCCAGCTTGGAATTAAAGATAACTTGATACGTTTGTCTGTTGGTATAGAAAATGTTGATGACCTAATTCAGGACCTAGCTCAGGCCCTAAATTCAGTAAAATAA
- a CDS encoding pyridoxal-phosphate dependent enzyme has product MMKGAKPNVVEAIGGTPIVKLNSLANEVDSDIYVKLEFMNPGGSTKDRIGAYMLDQAVKEGDLKPGGTIIEGTSGNTGVGLAMWAAVHKYKCIFVLADKQSQEKIDNLRAFGAKVVVCPTNVEPDDPRSYYSVSKRLAETIPNSFYVNQYDNIHNRNTHYNWTAPEMYEQTSGDFDVFMAGVGTGGTITGCGKYFKEKMPNVEIVGIDCEGSIIAHYKKTGEICEAKSYVLEGVGEDFIPGNYDFDVIDDFEVVGDKESFLMTRRLLKEEGIYAGGSAGAAICGALKYAKKQKTKKKILILLHDSGNRYASKIYNDDWMSDNGYLDASFNVQIKDVLNDIGKKGSIFTINDTSTIGQAIDIMDTNGVSQLPVINSAQEIVGLVAEKNLVKPVLMGEFAKDDNISLASTSKFQIVDQNELLETVAEALLKKEVALITENGKLKDILTEIDVLQYFSKKGNI; this is encoded by the coding sequence ATGATGAAAGGTGCAAAACCAAATGTAGTTGAGGCCATCGGTGGTACCCCAATTGTAAAATTAAATAGTCTAGCCAATGAGGTAGATTCAGATATTTATGTAAAACTAGAATTTATGAATCCTGGTGGTTCTACTAAAGATAGAATTGGCGCATATATGCTTGATCAGGCCGTTAAAGAAGGTGATTTAAAGCCAGGTGGAACAATTATCGAAGGTACCTCTGGAAATACAGGTGTCGGTCTAGCTATGTGGGCAGCTGTTCACAAATATAAGTGTATTTTTGTGCTCGCTGATAAACAATCTCAGGAAAAAATCGATAACCTAAGAGCTTTTGGAGCAAAGGTCGTTGTATGTCCTACAAATGTTGAACCAGATGACCCAAGATCTTACTATAGTGTTTCAAAGAGATTAGCTGAAACTATACCAAATTCATTCTACGTAAACCAATACGACAATATTCATAATAGAAATACTCACTACAACTGGACTGCTCCAGAAATGTACGAACAGACGTCTGGAGATTTTGACGTATTTATGGCCGGAGTAGGAACAGGTGGAACAATAACTGGTTGTGGAAAGTACTTTAAAGAGAAAATGCCTAATGTAGAAATTGTTGGAATTGATTGTGAAGGATCAATTATAGCTCATTATAAGAAGACAGGTGAAATTTGTGAAGCCAAGTCCTATGTTCTTGAAGGTGTTGGAGAAGATTTTATTCCTGGAAATTATGACTTTGATGTAATTGATGACTTCGAAGTTGTTGGAGATAAGGAAAGTTTTTTAATGACTAGAAGACTTCTCAAAGAAGAAGGTATTTACGCAGGAGGTTCTGCTGGGGCGGCCATTTGCGGAGCTCTAAAATATGCTAAAAAGCAAAAGACCAAGAAGAAAATTTTGATACTTTTACATGACTCAGGAAATAGATATGCTTCGAAGATCTACAATGATGATTGGATGAGTGACAATGGTTACCTGGACGCTTCGTTTAACGTTCAAATTAAGGATGTACTTAATGATATTGGAAAAAAAGGTTCAATATTCACAATAAACGATACTTCAACTATTGGTCAGGCAATCGATATAATGGATACTAACGGTGTATCGCAATTGCCTGTTATCAACTCTGCACAAGAAATTGTTGGTCTAGTTGCCGAAAAGAATCTTGTTAAGCCTGTGCTTATGGGTGAGTTTGCAAAAGATGATAATATCTCTCTAGCTTCAACTTCAAAGTTTCAAATTGTTGATCAAAATGAACTATTAGAAACTGTTGCAGAGGCACTTCTTAAGAAAGAAGTCGCCCTGATTACAGAAAACGGAAAACTTAAAGACATCCTAACTGAAATCGATGTTCTTCAATATTTTTCTAAAAAGGGTAATATTTAG
- the gshA gene encoding glutamate--cysteine ligase: MSFEINTKDEFEKFTTSHWNRINDYLDSKFEVAFTPLYSSVDIRESKTKLAPVDHNMYPAGFNNLCALDLDFSSSIFENVIKSIVPQAKTVGIIPESHTKNLFYLDHLAILGKAIRDAGYEVVFISFDENLFNGQDKLELVSHSNFDLEINKVTVKDGILFSENTEIDFAILNNDQSDKIDIEWNQIKTPINPTPLIGWYARQKNKHFAFYKKVVEEFAKEFSINPDILQAKFIAVEDVDFSSKQGLERLGSAVDEIKSQLSEEKKVFVKASKGTYGMGISVVSSGEEIISMNRKARNKMDIGKNKIKFTSLLVQEGVETMIKYDDMPAEVAIYLVDGKSVGGFMRVNKDKGTDSNLNSKGMVFRKFCISEIKENSDFQSKEAMYTVVARLATLASTFEIKEVLN, from the coding sequence ATGTCATTTGAAATTAATACAAAAGATGAATTTGAAAAATTCACAACTTCTCATTGGAATAGAATTAACGATTACTTGGACTCAAAATTTGAAGTGGCCTTTACTCCTCTTTATTCAAGTGTCGATATAAGAGAGAGCAAAACAAAACTAGCTCCAGTCGATCACAATATGTATCCTGCAGGTTTTAATAATTTATGTGCACTAGATTTGGATTTTTCATCATCAATTTTTGAAAATGTAATTAAGTCGATTGTACCTCAAGCTAAGACTGTGGGAATTATACCAGAGTCACACACTAAAAACCTTTTCTACCTCGATCATTTAGCAATACTAGGGAAGGCCATTAGAGATGCAGGCTACGAAGTTGTCTTTATAAGCTTTGATGAAAATCTCTTCAATGGTCAAGATAAATTGGAACTTGTGTCTCACTCAAATTTTGATCTTGAAATAAATAAAGTAACTGTTAAAGATGGAATCCTTTTCTCAGAAAATACTGAGATAGACTTTGCTATTCTCAATAATGATCAATCTGATAAGATAGATATTGAATGGAATCAAATCAAAACCCCAATTAATCCTACTCCGCTTATTGGATGGTACGCACGACAAAAGAATAAGCACTTTGCTTTTTACAAAAAAGTTGTTGAAGAGTTTGCAAAAGAGTTTTCTATTAATCCAGACATTTTACAAGCAAAGTTTATAGCCGTTGAGGATGTCGATTTTTCTTCTAAGCAAGGACTAGAAAGATTAGGAAGTGCAGTAGATGAAATAAAATCTCAATTAAGTGAAGAAAAGAAAGTATTTGTAAAAGCATCCAAAGGTACTTATGGAATGGGAATTAGTGTTGTCTCTTCAGGTGAGGAAATAATCTCTATGAACCGCAAAGCACGTAACAAAATGGATATTGGAAAAAATAAAATAAAGTTTACATCTCTTCTAGTCCAGGAAGGTGTTGAAACAATGATCAAGTATGATGATATGCCAGCAGAAGTTGCAATCTACTTAGTAGATGGAAAGAGTGTTGGTGGATTTATGAGAGTAAATAAAGACAAGGGAACTGATTCAAACCTTAACTCTAAGGGAATGGTTTTTAGAAAGTTCTGCATTAGTGAAATTAAAGAAAATAGCGACTTCCAATCTAAAGAAGCGATGTATACCGTTGTCGCACGACTTGCAACTCTTGCAAGTACATTTGAAATTAAAGAAGTATTAAATTAA
- a CDS encoding ArsA-related P-loop ATPase: MSIPNKRVEIFCGTGGVGKTTLATSRAVALSEKGLKVLLITIDPAKRLKQVLGLQDSDSGILKKIDTQNFSEDNVENTFDALLLSPSHTLERIAKAEGLEKELDNRILKVLTKPYGGMNEIMAVLEVQFHLATGNYDTVVLDTPPGKHFLDFLGATRKIEHFFDKSFVEIFKFLGKKVSGESAPKKFLGKLVSSGVKKLLSYLEKVTGGDFVDIFIDAVSLLYRCREHFTSAIDFQKELGKEDFSNWFLVSSAEHHKVGEAMSLFTEAKDFMHGDNYLAVNKCLKPFLDNWHPQESKLKTLKSTMLTRENELKMFAGNNFKKVLEFSEILSSEPKVHVTDLASGWKLLPA, encoded by the coding sequence ATGAGCATTCCCAATAAGAGAGTTGAGATTTTTTGCGGAACTGGTGGTGTTGGAAAAACAACATTAGCGACCTCTAGAGCTGTAGCTCTCTCAGAAAAAGGACTCAAAGTTCTTCTAATTACCATAGATCCAGCAAAGAGACTCAAGCAAGTTCTCGGGCTTCAAGATTCAGACTCAGGAATTCTAAAGAAAATAGATACTCAAAACTTCAGTGAAGATAATGTTGAGAATACTTTTGATGCTTTACTACTATCTCCTTCACATACTTTAGAGCGTATCGCTAAGGCAGAAGGACTCGAAAAAGAATTAGACAATAGAATTCTCAAAGTTCTGACCAAACCTTATGGTGGAATGAATGAAATAATGGCAGTTCTTGAAGTTCAGTTTCACTTAGCAACAGGAAATTACGATACAGTTGTTTTAGATACTCCTCCAGGTAAGCACTTCTTAGACTTCTTAGGCGCAACAAGAAAAATTGAACACTTTTTTGATAAGAGTTTTGTAGAAATTTTTAAGTTTCTTGGAAAGAAAGTTTCAGGAGAATCGGCGCCAAAGAAATTCTTAGGAAAACTCGTTTCATCTGGAGTAAAAAAACTTCTTAGCTATCTAGAGAAAGTCACAGGTGGTGACTTTGTTGACATCTTCATAGACGCAGTCAGTCTATTATATCGCTGTCGTGAACACTTTACTTCGGCAATAGATTTTCAAAAAGAACTCGGTAAAGAAGACTTCTCAAACTGGTTCTTAGTCTCATCAGCTGAACACCATAAAGTTGGAGAGGCCATGAGTTTATTTACCGAAGCTAAAGACTTTATGCATGGTGACAATTATCTTGCAGTAAATAAGTGCTTAAAACCGTTTCTTGATAATTGGCATCCTCAAGAGTCTAAGTTAAAAACACTTAAATCCACTATGCTCACCAGAGAAAATGAGTTAAAAATGTTTGCCGGCAACAACTTTAAAAAAGTTCTCGAGTTTTCCGAGATCTTATCTTCCGAACCCAAGGTCCATGTAACTGACCTGGCCAGTGGATGGAAACTTCTTCCGGCCTAG
- a CDS encoding ArsA-related P-loop ATPase, producing the protein MAHRLYIVTGKGGVGKTSVALSLAKKLSQRGVKVLYNSFDQENQSDLCTQLDIPFVHFDLIESAKTYMGKKLNSELVANWIMKTPFFKSLFNMIPGLGHMILLGHIIDLLESDPNLTIVLDSPSSGHALTMFESSHNFKEIFGSGLLVEDIKRMHDFIYGKDILKNLIISLPTKMALNESIEVIDHLKKLDFENTHLVANDCLSPILNTDEELPSFLQTKKDLELSVINEFNGKILEKIPHCLAPNFKAVMTELSNSHLEELI; encoded by the coding sequence ATGGCACACCGTCTATACATAGTAACTGGTAAAGGCGGTGTCGGTAAAACTTCAGTCGCGCTCTCACTTGCAAAGAAACTATCACAAAGAGGGGTCAAGGTTCTATACAATAGCTTTGACCAGGAGAACCAATCTGACTTGTGCACTCAATTAGATATTCCATTTGTTCACTTTGATCTCATTGAGTCTGCAAAAACTTACATGGGAAAGAAGCTAAACTCAGAACTTGTTGCAAATTGGATAATGAAAACTCCATTTTTTAAATCGTTATTCAATATGATTCCAGGCCTAGGCCATATGATCTTACTCGGCCACATTATAGATCTACTGGAGTCTGATCCTAACCTAACAATTGTATTAGACTCACCTTCAAGCGGTCACGCTTTGACAATGTTTGAGTCCTCACATAACTTTAAAGAAATTTTTGGCTCAGGTCTTCTCGTTGAAGACATCAAGAGAATGCATGACTTTATTTATGGAAAAGATATTTTAAAGAATTTAATTATCTCACTTCCAACCAAAATGGCCCTTAATGAGTCTATAGAAGTAATTGACCATTTGAAAAAATTAGATTTTGAAAATACTCATCTAGTTGCAAATGATTGTCTCTCGCCTATCTTAAACACTGACGAAGAATTGCCGAGTTTTTTGCAAACAAAGAAAGATTTAGAACTATCAGTTATTAATGAATTTAATGGGAAAATTTTAGAAAAGATTCCTCATTGTCTCGCTCCAAACTTTAAAGCTGTTATGACCGAGCTTTCAAACTCACACTTAGAGGAGCTAATATGA
- a CDS encoding outer membrane beta-barrel protein has protein sequence MQNKFKKFLIYTIPVALLATGVSSKANESIKGLTSDKKAKKVEKAIPESRNSNPLKKHSIGIGIGQTFLAGDFSDHGEDKITWDLFYNYSASHSFDFIANFHSSKHSHQGNYAKLTGLALGIKAKTFNFDNFSPFGMGGFGFYQPKVKRNVNGVLMPSEEKITFGFHLGAGADLRLNDKFTVGVMATFHNPFDVKQDNQPEVTGSYFKLLMNTFYTF, from the coding sequence ATGCAAAACAAGTTTAAAAAATTTCTGATATACACAATACCTGTTGCTCTTTTAGCAACAGGTGTTTCTTCAAAAGCAAATGAATCCATAAAAGGCCTCACTTCAGACAAGAAAGCTAAGAAAGTAGAAAAGGCCATACCTGAGTCAAGAAATTCTAATCCGCTAAAAAAACATAGTATCGGTATAGGTATTGGACAGACCTTTCTAGCTGGAGACTTTTCTGATCATGGCGAAGACAAGATTACATGGGATTTATTTTATAACTATTCAGCTAGTCACTCGTTCGACTTTATAGCAAACTTCCATTCATCAAAACATTCCCACCAGGGAAACTATGCTAAGTTAACTGGACTTGCTCTTGGAATTAAGGCCAAGACGTTTAACTTTGATAACTTCTCACCTTTTGGAATGGGTGGATTTGGATTTTATCAACCAAAAGTAAAAAGAAATGTAAATGGCGTACTTATGCCGTCAGAAGAAAAGATTACTTTTGGATTTCATCTTGGGGCCGGTGCTGATCTTAGGTTAAATGATAAGTTTACTGTTGGAGTTATGGCCACATTCCACAATCCGTTTGACGTGAAACAAGATAATCAACCAGAAGTAACAGGGTCATACTTTAAACTTCTCATGAACACCTTCTACACTTTCTAA
- a CDS encoding polyhydroxyalkanoate synthesis regulator DNA-binding domain-containing protein, which yields MNDVRIIKRYQNRKLYDTHQSCYVTLEEIAQIIREGNEIQVIDNKTKNDITYMTQIQLLFDQEKKSTRAGDVELLKRVIRSEEGTFTGHIRGLEGTPSVETTVEPTLTESLNAFTQNTEVNSTIETPSTLN from the coding sequence ATGAACGACGTAAGAATTATCAAGAGATACCAAAACCGTAAGCTTTATGACACACACCAAAGCTGTTACGTTACTCTAGAAGAGATTGCACAAATCATCAGAGAAGGTAATGAAATTCAAGTTATTGATAACAAAACTAAAAATGACATTACTTATATGACTCAAATTCAACTTCTTTTCGATCAAGAAAAAAAGTCGACTAGAGCTGGTGATGTTGAATTACTTAAGAGAGTTATTAGATCTGAAGAAGGGACTTTCACTGGTCACATCAGAGGTCTAGAAGGTACTCCATCTGTAGAAACTACTGTTGAGCCTACTTTAACTGAAAGCCTAAACGCTTTTACTCAAAACACAGAAGTAAACTCAACTATTGAAACACCAAGTACTTTAAACTAA
- a CDS encoding tetratricopeptide repeat protein — protein MFNRIFLIVTLVALTSCASVSNSKNEISKATDRSNEHRDDGQSLEKYLAKAMVNIDSMSQVKKSHLADEFYIKGSDAALRGDSLSAALFFEKVLQINGKDDYVSKRYAVELIRLNKLSEAKVILQDLYKSETSENVGLILAGVHTALKEKRAAQIVYNSLLENYPKSEEACVFLAKSYSLESKFKKAYRLLSKCEKENKGKAIYSFYRGKIDLARGQRKSALKYFKKSLAIDETYQQSAIALGSIYEEDQKYDKALLVYEKFLKKTPHSYSILKSVIQIYFSQGKYDKVIPHAEALSNIDPSDLNLKVRLGILYADSKKYEDAKGVFKEILTVIPQSDKVLYYLGMLYKETDEYDSAVGYFSKVPEESSLFHESNLEIARLLLVEAEEDETGESAKKFVSFVEQASSKGVDLKIALKVMLAGHYETIGRVPAAVDEMEEIQNEKEFSESHEYYLAALHEKNGDYNKAKDVIEKLLSKNPENPHALNFLGYTLLEKGDDLDRAYILIKKAVSLKPKDGYIRDSLGWYYYKTGNYEKALVEIKKAWSLVKTDVIVTKHLAMVYKKLKKYELAKKFYVEALRNCKVDSERQEVMRDLSGLESLRLPASSQ, from the coding sequence ATGTTCAATAGAATTTTTTTGATTGTAACTCTTGTGGCATTAACATCATGTGCAAGTGTATCTAATTCAAAGAATGAAATATCTAAAGCTACAGACAGATCAAATGAGCATCGTGACGATGGTCAATCATTGGAAAAGTATCTGGCCAAAGCAATGGTCAATATTGATTCAATGTCCCAAGTAAAGAAGTCTCACCTTGCTGACGAGTTCTATATTAAAGGCTCTGATGCTGCTCTAAGAGGAGACAGTTTAAGTGCAGCACTATTTTTTGAAAAAGTACTGCAAATAAACGGTAAGGATGACTATGTCTCAAAGCGCTATGCCGTCGAGCTTATTAGATTAAATAAGTTGAGTGAAGCAAAAGTGATTTTACAAGACCTTTATAAAAGTGAAACAAGTGAAAATGTTGGATTGATTTTGGCCGGTGTACATACTGCTTTAAAAGAAAAGCGTGCGGCGCAAATCGTATACAATTCATTGCTAGAGAATTATCCAAAGTCTGAAGAAGCGTGTGTTTTTTTAGCCAAGTCATACTCTTTAGAATCAAAGTTTAAGAAGGCCTATAGATTATTATCAAAATGTGAGAAAGAAAATAAGGGCAAAGCTATTTACTCTTTTTATAGAGGAAAGATTGATCTTGCACGTGGACAAAGAAAGTCTGCTTTAAAGTATTTTAAAAAATCCCTGGCAATAGATGAAACATATCAACAATCGGCAATAGCTCTAGGTTCTATCTACGAAGAAGATCAGAAATATGATAAAGCTCTATTAGTATATGAAAAGTTTTTGAAAAAGACTCCACATTCTTATTCAATTCTTAAAAGCGTAATTCAAATATACTTCTCTCAAGGAAAGTACGACAAAGTTATTCCACATGCAGAAGCTCTTTCAAATATTGATCCTAGCGATTTAAACTTAAAAGTTCGTTTAGGAATTCTTTATGCAGATTCGAAAAAATATGAAGATGCAAAAGGTGTCTTTAAAGAGATTTTAACTGTAATTCCTCAGTCAGATAAAGTTCTTTATTACTTAGGTATGCTATATAAAGAAACTGATGAGTATGACAGTGCTGTAGGTTATTTTTCGAAAGTTCCAGAAGAGAGTTCTCTATTTCATGAGAGTAATTTGGAAATAGCAAGACTACTTCTTGTAGAGGCCGAAGAAGATGAAACAGGCGAAAGCGCAAAGAAATTTGTAAGCTTTGTTGAGCAGGCATCATCGAAAGGTGTTGATTTAAAAATAGCTCTCAAAGTTATGCTTGCAGGTCACTATGAAACCATCGGTAGAGTCCCGGCCGCAGTAGATGAAATGGAAGAAATTCAAAATGAAAAAGAGTTTTCAGAGTCACACGAATACTACTTAGCAGCATTGCATGAAAAGAATGGCGACTATAATAAGGCAAAAGATGTAATTGAAAAACTACTTAGTAAAAACCCTGAAAACCCTCATGCTCTTAACTTCTTAGGTTATACTCTTTTAGAAAAAGGTGACGACCTTGATAGGGCTTATATTCTTATAAAGAAAGCTGTGAGTTTAAAACCTAAAGATGGATATATTCGAGATAGTTTAGGCTGGTACTATTATAAAACGGGCAATTATGAAAAGGCCTTAGTTGAAATAAAAAAGGCGTGGTCTCTAGTTAAAACAGATGTTATTGTAACTAAGCACTTGGCCATGGTTTATAAGAAGTTAAAAAAATATGAACTGGCCAAAAAGTTTTATGTGGAGGCACTACGCAATTGCAAAGTCGATTCAGAAAGACAAGAAGTTATGAGAGACTTGAGTGGATTAGAGTCATTGCGACTACCTGCCTCTTCTCAGTAG